Proteins encoded by one window of Chrysemys picta bellii isolate R12L10 chromosome 10, ASM1138683v2, whole genome shotgun sequence:
- the LOC135973815 gene encoding uncharacterized protein LOC135973815 gives MEASVSAPPDVLDPSAGDAPAQEQGDQDPPLDPVPPEASSSSSPDEAVAGTSCTGPPPIDLRAHQDLLRRVARNMDLQAEEIVEVQDPIVNILAADAPSRVALPLIRTIQANATTIWQTPASIPPTARGVERKYFVPSKDYEYLYTHPQPCSLVVSSVNARERHGQQAAAPKSKEAKRLDLFGRKVYSAGGLQLRAANQQALLSRYNFNSWNSMGKFKELVPQESREEFGALVEEGKKVARTSLQASLDIADSAARTLASGIAMRRTSWLQVSGLPPELQQTLQDLPFEGQGLFSEKTDSRLQSLKDSRTIMRSLGMHVAGPQRRPFRPQPQRFYPPPPRQRQDSARRRGRGGRRRWTGP, from the coding sequence atggaggcttccgtgtccgcaccacctgacgtcctggacccgagcgcaggtgatgctccggcccaggagcagggagaccaggaccctcccttggatcctgtaccaccggaggcatcttcctcttcctctccggatgaggcagtggcgggcacatcgtgcacaggtccacctccaatagatcttcgggctcaccaggatctcctgcgtagggtggcccgtaatatggacctgcaggcggaggagatagtggaggtgcaggaccccatcgtgaatatcctcgcagcggatgccccatcgagggtggcgttacccctgatccgcacgatacaggcgaatgcaactacgatatggcaaactcctgcctccatcccacccacagcgagaggggtggaaagaaagtactttgtcccctccaaagactacgagtacttgtatacccatccccagccgtgttcactggtggtgtcatcagtgaatgcaagggagcgccacggtcaacaggccgcagcgcccaaatcgaaggaggctaagcgcctcgatttgtttggccgtaaagtttattcagccggagggctgcaacttagagcggctaaccagcaggcgctcctgagccgctacaactttaactcctggaactctatggggaagttcaaggagttggttccccaagagtccagggaggagtttggggccttggtagaggagggtaagaaggtggctcggacctccttacaggcctccttggacatagcggactcggctgcgagaaccctggcttcgggcatcgctatgcgaagaacctcctggctccaagtttcgggtttgccccctgaattgcaacaaaccctgcaggatttgccctttgaaggacaggggttgttctcagagaagacggactctcgcctgcagagcctcaaggactccaggacaatcatgcgctccctggggatgcatgttgcgggtcctcagcgcaggccatttaggcctcagcctcagcgcttctacccccctccgcctcgtcagagacaggactcggcccggaggcgagggcgaggtggtagacgaaggtggaccggcccttaa